One genomic window of Xanthobacter dioxanivorans includes the following:
- a CDS encoding sterol desaturase family protein, producing the protein MSFLVNTLIVIATVAAMEGVAWGAHKYIMHGWGWGWHKSHHEPREGVFERNDLYAVLFAGIAIVLIYLFRNGGPLLWVGVGMTVYGFLYFFVHDGITHQRWPFRYVPRNGYLKRLVQAHRLHHAVDGKEGCVSFGFIYAPPPTALKAKLKKLHGGNLKHTEAAE; encoded by the coding sequence ATGTCCTTTCTCGTCAACACCCTCATCGTGATCGCCACCGTCGCCGCCATGGAAGGCGTCGCCTGGGGCGCACACAAATACATCATGCACGGCTGGGGATGGGGTTGGCACAAGTCTCACCACGAGCCGCGCGAGGGCGTGTTCGAGCGCAACGACCTCTATGCCGTGCTGTTCGCCGGCATCGCCATCGTGCTCATCTACCTGTTCCGCAACGGCGGCCCGCTCTTGTGGGTGGGCGTGGGGATGACGGTTTACGGCTTCCTCTATTTCTTCGTTCACGACGGCATCACCCACCAGCGCTGGCCGTTCCGCTACGTGCCCCGCAACGGCTACCTGAAGCGACTGGTGCAGGCCCACCGCCTGCACCACGCGGTGGACGGCAAGGAGGGCTGCGTCTCCTTCGGCTTCATCTATGCCCCGCCGCCCACGGCCCTGAAGGCGAAGCTCAAGAAGCTGCACGGCGGCAACCTGAAGCATACGGAAGCGGCGGAATAG